One Tursiops truncatus isolate mTurTru1 chromosome 3, mTurTru1.mat.Y, whole genome shotgun sequence DNA segment encodes these proteins:
- the TRPC7 gene encoding short transient receptor potential channel 7, whose product MQRRHTTLREKGRRQAIRGPAYMFNEKGTSLTPEEERFLDSAEYGNIPVVRKMLEESKTLNFNCVDYMGQNALQLAVGNEHLEVTELLLKKENLARVGDALLLAISKGYVRIVEAILSHPAFAQGQRLTLSPLEQELRDDDFYAYDEDGTRFSHDITPIILAAHCQEYEIVHILLLKGARIERPHDYFCKCNECTEKQRKDSFSHSRSRMNAYKGLASAAYLSLSSEDPVLTALELSNELARLANIETEFKAHREEGNFLKVWQM is encoded by the exons ATGCAGCGCCGGCACACGACACTGAGGGAAAAGGGCCGCCGTCAGGCCATCCGCGGTCCCGCCTACATGTTCAACGAGAAGGGCACTAGCCTGACGCCCGAAGAGGAGCGCTTTCTGGACTCGGCTGAGTATGGCAACATCCCGGTGGTCAGGAAAATGCTGGAGGAGTCCAAGACCCTCAACTTCAACTGCGTGGACTACATGGGGCAGAACGCGCTGCAGCTGGCAGTGGGCAACGAGCACCTGGAGGTCACGGAGCTGCTGCTCAAGAAGGAGAACCTGGCGCGGGTGGGGGACGCGCTGCTGCTGGCCATCAGCAAGGGCTACGTGCGCATCGTGGAGGCCATCCTCAGCCACCCGGCCTTCGCGCAGGGCCAGCGCCTGACGCTCAGCCCGCTGGAGCAGGAGCTGCGGGACGACGATTTCTACGCCTACGACGAGGACGGCACGCGCTTCTCCCACGACATCACGCCCATCATCCTGGCGGCCCACTGCCAGGAGTATGAGATCGTGCATATTCTCCTTCTAAAGGGCGCGCGCATCGAGCGGCCCCACGACTACTTCTGCAAGTGCAATGAGTGCACTGAGAAGCAGCGGAAGGACTCCTTCAGCCACTCGCGCTCCCGCATGAATGCCTACAAGGGACTGGCAAGTGCTGCCTACTTGTCCCTGTCCAGCGAAGACCCTGTCCTCACCGCGCTGGAGCTAAGCAATGAGCTAGCCAGACTAGCCAACATTGAGACTGAATTCAAG GCTCACAGGGAGGAAGGCAACTTCCTCAAGGTGTGGCAGATGTAG
- the LOC101328643 gene encoding neuronal vesicle trafficking-associated protein 1-like, which yields MVKVGNNFTEKGTKQPLLEDGFDTTPLMMPLDVNQLQFPPLDKVSVLVFFALVFLTCVIFLVIYKMYNYDHACPDGFTLKNTQCIPGDLESYHAEQDSNVREKFYTVINHHNLAKQSITHSVSPWMSVLSEEKLSEQETEAAEKSA from the exons ATGGTGAAGGTGGGAAACAATTTCACGGAGAAGGGCACCAAGCAGCCGCTGCTGGAGGATGGCTTCGACACCACCCCCCTGATGATGCCCCTTGATGTCAATCAGCTGCAGTTCCCGCCCCTGGATAAG GTGTCTGTGCTGGTCTTCTTTGCCCTGGTCTTTCTCACCTGTGTCATCTTCCTGGTCATCTACAAGATGTACAACTATGATCATGCCTGTCCCGATGGCTTCACCCTCAAGAACACCCAGTGCATCCCAGGAGACTTGGAGAGCTACCATGCGGAGCAAGACTCCAACGTCCGGGAGAAATTTTACACCGTCATCAACCACCACAACCTGGCCAAGCAGAGCATCACCCACTCGGTGTCGCCGTGGATGTCAGTTCTGTCCGAAGAGAAGCTCTCAGAGCAGGAGACTGAggctgctgagaaatctgcttag